In Mytilus edulis chromosome 3, xbMytEdul2.2, whole genome shotgun sequence, the genomic window CTTTATTTGATACCTCATTGTAATGTGGCCTTTGACCCTCCGTCAGCCACCGATTAACACGTTTAAGGTCCGAGTCATTCGATTGTAACTCATTGAAAGTCAAGTCTTTACCTATGTCTGGCATCTTACTTGTTACTATATTCACCTGACTTTGTTCTCTCTTAGAACACTCACGGTCCGTTTTTGACTGTCTGTCTGGCGCTATCTGACAAGGTTTTCTGTAAACATTAGCATTTCTATTTTGGGTACCTTGAACACGTAGGGGGACCTCAAAGTTATCAATGTGTAATAAGTTACCAAACACGTCAATCAGACACTTATTTTTCTTCATAAAGTCCAAACCTAGAATACCATCGACTTGCAGGTCAGTTACAACGGCTTCTGATATAAACTTCTCTTTACCAAAATCAAGTGTGAAACTACCTTTACCTCTAAGGTTCAAAAAGTTTCCACATGCGGACTTAATTTGTGACTTAGTAGCGCTCAGATGTGGCCTatacaagtcaggaataagatCGTACACTTTTGTAGAAACTAGAGTTAATGTGGCTCCAGTATCCACTACAAACTTGACTAGTATATCATGAATAAGTAACTCGACATACATGCCTGCATCCTCTGATGCTGAAATGACAACGCCTTTATCTTTATTTGCCGCCTTTTCTCCAGACTTAAGTGTCCTGACCGATCCGTCCGTATCAGGTCCTTTCGTATATCCTCCCCGAGCATTTTGTTTCTTAATACTATTGGGACAATTTCTTGCAAAGTGTCCTATTTCACCACAACTAAAACAAGGACCACCCCTTTTTCTGTTGCTTTGAGTATTATAGGTCTCCCCCCGTGGTTGGAATTTCTTTTGAGAATTTAAATCCTTAAGCGTCATCATGTCGTTCGTTAAAGATTGTAAATTATTCTCCATTGTCTGCATCCATGTCGCCATATTCTCCATTGATACAATAGTATCCGGACTATTAGACGCTTCTGTCCGTTCGTCACTCGTAGTCTGTCGTAAGTGACCCATGCTTTTCATTGTTCTACTCTCAGCTTTGTTGTAGGCTTCGAGCTCAACTGCCAACCGTATAGTATCATTGAGACCTTTAGGACGAGACTGTTTAATTCTAAGTCTCATTTCAGAGTCTACTAATGCGTCCAAAAATTGTTCCTTGGCAAGCGTGTCTCTTAATTCTAATGGGGCAGTAGGGTATGCCAGATTAGACAGTCGTCTAACTGACTGACCTAACTCAGGTAGAGTTTCACTTGCTTTCTGGCGTCGTTCTTTGAATTGAACGCGATAAAGTTCTGTTTGACTGGATGGAGCAAAGCGTTCCTCCAGTGCAAATACTAGGTCTGAAAATATTTGTCTCTTTTCCTTTGGTAAATCACCAAGGACTGCTTGGGCCTGTCCAATCAGTGACACGGCCAAGTACAAACCTTTTTGATATTCAGACCACCTATTAACAAGGGCGCACATCTCAAAGTGTGATAAATAATCAATCCAAGGAGTAAGGCCATCATATTTTGAAGGTTTGATTTTAACATCATTTGATCCAGAGCTTACAGTATGAgcagtgctttgattttttgttgattccTGCTTAGgactaaaattttgaattttatcttGCCCTATGGATTTTCTGTTATTTACCTGAGGATTTGTAATGATATCCCTATCTAGCAAAGGTAGTGTATCACCCACGGCTAATCCTACAGGTGTTGATAGAGACGGCCCTGTCGTCACTACGCCTTAATCATGTTCTTTGTTTTCAACAACTTTTGGACGTACACCCTGACCTCTAGGTGTAGAAGATATAAAACCTTGTCCATGTTGTATTGTGCTCTCGCTAAGAGACTGTATTTGTCTACTTATTTCAGCAATCTGATCGTcaatatttgacatatttattACAGTACAGTGTAATCAGAATGACacaatttttattaaatagtACACTCGTATTTCAACTCAGCCGTGACTTACAACTATGCCTCACGGTTGATGCACTTTAATCTTTTATTAAAGTAAACATTGATATTAACTGACAATAAATTAAATgacgatcaatcaatcaaatagtATTTGATAGACAACTTGAATCCCAACCGCTAGCCACCAAATAtgtaacgtgtaaccaggcgTTTATATCTTAAACGAACGTTCCAGTAAATACTTGGATCCAAGTTGTCCACAAACAATACGTCAATACCAAAAACTATAACTATCTATATTATTCACAATGAACCAAAATATACACACTGACTCTTTGTCGAAATAAAGTAACAACggacaataaaacaattatatatatacacaaatataattataacacAGCCTGTCCTCCTAATAGAACAACCTGTCCTATACGACAGTGCGGGCGAGTGCAGTATGTTACTACCAGACAGTGCGGACTGGTACAACTTGTCCTCCTAGTAGGACAGcctgtcactaccagacagtgTGGGCTGGAACAActtgtcctccgagtgggacaCTCTGTCACTAACAACTAAAGTGGACTATTGCAGTCTGTTCTCCGAGTGAGACAGTCTGCTCTACCGACTTCCAATGTTAGACCAACTTGTACCCAGTACAAGTTGTCCCCAGTACAAGTTGTCCTCTTGTCAAACTTACAGCTATGTAGCGTACTCACTATTGTAAGCCAGTCTTCTTCTGTAAGAACATCGACAGAACCCGAATTGTATTCCTCACCCACTTATATACTCTAGGGCGAATTCACTATTTAATGAATAGGGGTGTTCTCTAAATGTTCCCGATACCGAACACAAGAGTACCTCTCAAACACCCCCATACAAATGGACCCAACCATTGACTCTCCCGCCAAACGTCTAAATCTACACAACGCTTCCTTCTACATGAAATATgcatataaaaaacaagattcTTCTTGTTTGTTACCATAACAACCAATAAACATTACAGAAGCATCCAAATTTACGGAAACAAGCACAATATTTAACTTCTGTTTGCTGTTTAGTAAGAGACTATGACAATGGGCAATACATTCTCTTTGACAGATGTGGTAAAATGTTTTTGGATCCATTAGTTCACGCTATTGCTTCATGTGACTATCTTGACGAAACACGTGATAACTTTTGGTGTGAAATTATAAACATCAACCCAATTACTTTTAGTATCTTCCTAGCAAACATGTCTGATGAAGAACTATTTTATTACTTACTTTCTTGCAATTCGGACAATTTCCCACTTGAAACCGACCAATTAGAGACATTCCAAGCTATATGCGTTCGATATATCCATAAATTTGGAACTTTACTTCAAGATTAATATAACTGTAATATCCGTTACTGACAATTACTCACTTCAACTGATCATGTCATTTTCTGATTTAATTTGCCTATGTTgttcatttgtttaattttttgtgtttatcatgtttattattttcACTCTCCTCCTGGAGGCAatgaagaatatatatatataataactcGACAATTATCGACACCGCTACACACCTCCTTTGAATTATAGTCTTTCCCGTGAAATGTGTTTTGTTGTTATCATTAATTTATATGCCGATTTtagataattatataaaaaatacaggTATAATTGCACGGCTTATTAGTTTAAATCTGCCATAATTTATTATAACTACATATATGTTTTAGAGTATAACTTTgttggttaa contains:
- the LOC139515403 gene encoding uncharacterized protein, with amino-acid sequence MCALVNRWSEYQKGLYLAVSLIGQAQAVLGDLPKEKRQIFSDLVFALEERFAPSSQTELYRVQFKERRQKASETLPELGQSVRRLSNLAYPTAPLELRDTLAKEQFLDALVDSEMRLRIKQSRPKGLNDTIRLAVELEAYNKAESRTMKSMGHLRQTTSDERTEASNSPDTIVSMENMATWMQTMENNLQSLTNDMMTLKDLNSQKKFQPRGETYNTQSNRKRGGPCFSCGEIGHFARNCPNSIKKQNARGGYTKGPDTDGSVRTLKSGEKAANKDKGVVISASEDAGMYVELLIHDILVKFVVDTGATLTLVSTKVYDLIPDLYRPHLSATKSQIKSACGNFLNLRGKGSFTLDFGKEKFISEAVVTDLQVDGILGLDFMKKNKCLIDVFGNLLHIDNFEVPLRVQGTQNRNANVYRKPCQIAPDRQSKTDRECSKREQSQVNIVTSKMPDIGKDLTFNELQSNDSDLKRVNRWLTEGQRPHYNEVSNKGYSLRSLWSQFDCLELQGGIVVRRHDDRERNIVKLQAVIPMSELK